The proteins below are encoded in one region of bacterium:
- a CDS encoding histidine phosphatase family protein, giving the protein MQGQLDSPLSDVGRAQSDRLAQVLAEAPLRAVYSSPLSRALDTATAIAARHRLPVVTVDALKEINLGNWEGLTIGEVAVRHPGLLAARRRDPLRVAPEGGETIADVHARALPAVRAIVAAHPGETVAVVAHGAVNKAILLSVLGSPLESYGRMAQDNAAINVLEWRAGTPRVVALNETGHLDGLRPRADSAETPAAPPAYTPRRQPE; this is encoded by the coding sequence CTGCAGGGCCAGCTCGACAGCCCGCTCTCGGACGTCGGACGCGCGCAGAGCGACCGGCTGGCCCAGGTACTCGCGGAAGCCCCGCTGCGCGCCGTGTACAGCAGCCCGCTGTCCCGCGCGCTCGACACGGCGACGGCGATCGCCGCGCGGCACCGCCTCCCCGTCGTCACGGTGGACGCCCTCAAGGAGATCAACCTCGGCAACTGGGAGGGCCTGACGATCGGCGAAGTGGCGGTCCGCCATCCCGGCCTCCTCGCGGCCCGGCGGCGGGATCCGCTGCGTGTGGCGCCCGAAGGGGGCGAGACGATCGCGGACGTCCATGCCCGGGCGCTGCCGGCGGTGCGCGCGATCGTCGCGGCGCATCCCGGGGAGACCGTCGCGGTCGTGGCGCACGGCGCGGTGAACAAAGCGATTCTCTTGAGCGTGCTCGGGTCGCCGCTCGAGTCCTACGGGCGGATGGCGCAGGACAACGCGGCGATCAACGTGCTCGAATGGCGCGCCGGCACGCCGCGCGTCGTCGCCCTCAACGAGACCGGGCACCTCGATGGGCTTCGGCCGCGCGCGGATAGCGCAGAAACACCAGCAGCGCCGCCAGCGTACACGCCCCGGCGACAACCGGAATGA
- a CDS encoding twin-arginine translocase TatA/TatE family subunit, producing the protein MPVVRYNCMQELAAAGEPPAARSRCSMFDNPEKLFILFVIALMIFGPSKLASLGASLGRSIRDFRSAVKGAHEEFRSAVQEHVDTITPALPSPESMSLESPAPEVDYGTAMDTPAAPGADAVPASLDGHHEVEAAAAPPAEDDPGSLASEPTAAALRESLSR; encoded by the coding sequence GTGCCCGTCGTACGGTACAATTGCATGCAGGAACTCGCGGCGGCCGGCGAACCGCCGGCCGCGCGCTCGAGGTGCTCGATGTTCGACAATCCGGAGAAACTCTTCATTTTGTTCGTGATCGCGCTCATGATCTTCGGGCCGTCGAAGCTCGCGTCGCTCGGCGCGTCGCTCGGCCGCTCGATCCGCGACTTCCGCAGCGCGGTGAAGGGCGCGCACGAGGAGTTCCGCTCCGCCGTCCAGGAGCACGTCGACACCATCACCCCGGCCCTTCCCTCGCCGGAGTCGATGTCGCTCGAGAGCCCGGCCCCCGAGGTGGACTACGGGACCGCGATGGACACGCCGGCCGCCCCCGGCGCGGACGCCGTCCCCGCGTCCTTGGACGGCCACCATGAAGTGGAAGCCGCCGCGGCGCCGCCCGCCGAGGACGATCCCGGCTCCCTCGCCTCCGAGCCGACGGCCGCGGCGCTGCGGGAGAGTCTCTCGCGCTGA
- a CDS encoding putative metallopeptidase, with the protein MRWELCRRTHDRLRRIVGALQFSHVDPSRIFCVRGYGSTSEAWARIWGLPSLWQQVLEIGPAYVVEIIEPEFSRLPDDEQDRILIHELLHIPRTFSGAIRPHRTPTFRINRRTVERFYQQYLAATIGRAPRVRAAERLLPAQPAGKAMAAISPRAPATARSRPRRTSGKPSGPGRRPPAR; encoded by the coding sequence CGCTGGGAGCTCTGCCGCCGGACGCACGACCGCCTGCGCCGCATCGTGGGGGCGCTGCAGTTTTCGCACGTCGACCCGTCGCGGATTTTCTGCGTGCGCGGCTACGGCTCGACCTCCGAGGCCTGGGCGCGCATCTGGGGACTGCCGAGCCTCTGGCAGCAGGTCCTCGAGATCGGCCCGGCCTACGTCGTCGAGATCATCGAGCCGGAATTCAGCCGGCTGCCCGATGACGAGCAAGACCGCATCCTGATCCACGAGCTCCTGCATATCCCCCGCACGTTCAGCGGCGCGATCCGGCCGCACCGGACGCCGACGTTCCGCATCAACCGCCGGACCGTCGAGCGCTTCTACCAGCAGTACTTGGCGGCGACCATCGGACGCGCGCCGCGCGTGCGCGCCGCGGAGCGCCTGCTGCCGGCGCAGCCTGCCGGCAAGGCCATGGCGGCGATCTCCCCGCGCGCTCCTGCCACCGCGCGCTCCCGCCCCCGCCGAACGTCCGGGAAGCCCTCCGGGCCCGGCCGCCGCCCCCCCGCGCGGTAG